One genomic region from Tachysurus vachellii isolate PV-2020 chromosome 22, HZAU_Pvac_v1, whole genome shotgun sequence encodes:
- the dhrs3b gene encoding short-chain dehydrogenase/reductase 3b isoform X1: MDLRTLCSGLLLPLHILCCAVKALVRFFIPGKRRDLCGDVVLITGGGRGIGRHLAREFAKCGAKKLILWGRTEKCLKDTCEEITLMGTECHYFICDVANREEVYKQAKVVREKVGDVTILVNNAAVVHGKSLMDSDDDALLKSQHINTMGQFWTTKAFLPRMLELQTGHIVCVNSILSLSPIPGTIDYCTSKASSLAFMESLTLGLLDCPGVGCTTVLPFHTNTEMFQGMRVRFPKLFPPLRPEVVAQRTVDAVRTNTAFVYLPWTMNALVILKSILPQSALEEIHRFSGTYTCMNTFKGRT, translated from the exons ATGGACCTCAGGACGCTGTGCTCCGGGCTGCTTTTGCCTCTGCACATCTTGTGTTGCGCCGTAAAAGCGCTCGTGCGCTTCTTCATCCCGGGCAAACGCAGAGATCTGTGCGGGGATGTGGTGCTCATTACCGGGGGAGGACGAGGAATCGGTCGTCACCTGGCCCGAGAGTTCGCCAAGTGCGGGGCAAAGAAG CTGATACTGTGGGGCCGCACAGAGAAATGCCTGAAGGACACGTGTGAGGAGATAACGCTCATGGGAACGGAGTGCCATTACTTTATTTGTGACGTGGCCAACAGGGAGGAAGTGTATAAGCAAGCCAAAGTGGTGCGAGAAAAG GTCGGAGACGTCACCATCCTGGTGAACAATGCCGCAGTGGTGCATGGGAAGAGTCTGATGGACAGCGATGATGACGCCCTACTGAAGTCACAGCATATAAACACCATGGGGCAGTTTTGG ACTACAAAAGCGTTCCTGCCGCGTATGCTAGAGCTGCAGACGGGTCACATCGTCTGCGTCAACTCCATCTTGTCCCTCTCACCCATACCTGGCACAATAGACTACTGTACCTCCAAAGCCTCGTCTCTGGCCTTCATGGAGAGCCTGACCCTCGGCCTATTGGACTGCCCCGGGGTGGGATGTACCACTGTGCTGCCCTTTCACACCAACACCGAGATGTTCCAGGGCATGAGAGTGAG ATTCCCTAAACTCTTCCCGCCGCTGAGACCAGAAGTAGTTGCTCAGAGGACAGTGGACGCAGTCAGAACCAACACAGCCTTCGTTTATCTTCCGTGGACCATGAATGCATTGGTTATCCTTAAAAG CATCTTACCCCAAAGTGCTCTGGAGGAAATCCACAGGTTTTCTGGAACCTACACCTGCATGAACACTTTCAAAGGACGGACATAA
- the dhrs3b gene encoding short-chain dehydrogenase/reductase 3b isoform X2, which yields MTCTDVFYELILWGRTEKCLKDTCEEITLMGTECHYFICDVANREEVYKQAKVVREKVGDVTILVNNAAVVHGKSLMDSDDDALLKSQHINTMGQFWTTKAFLPRMLELQTGHIVCVNSILSLSPIPGTIDYCTSKASSLAFMESLTLGLLDCPGVGCTTVLPFHTNTEMFQGMRVRFPKLFPPLRPEVVAQRTVDAVRTNTAFVYLPWTMNALVILKSILPQSALEEIHRFSGTYTCMNTFKGRT from the exons ATGACTTGTACTGACGTTTTCTATGAG CTGATACTGTGGGGCCGCACAGAGAAATGCCTGAAGGACACGTGTGAGGAGATAACGCTCATGGGAACGGAGTGCCATTACTTTATTTGTGACGTGGCCAACAGGGAGGAAGTGTATAAGCAAGCCAAAGTGGTGCGAGAAAAG GTCGGAGACGTCACCATCCTGGTGAACAATGCCGCAGTGGTGCATGGGAAGAGTCTGATGGACAGCGATGATGACGCCCTACTGAAGTCACAGCATATAAACACCATGGGGCAGTTTTGG ACTACAAAAGCGTTCCTGCCGCGTATGCTAGAGCTGCAGACGGGTCACATCGTCTGCGTCAACTCCATCTTGTCCCTCTCACCCATACCTGGCACAATAGACTACTGTACCTCCAAAGCCTCGTCTCTGGCCTTCATGGAGAGCCTGACCCTCGGCCTATTGGACTGCCCCGGGGTGGGATGTACCACTGTGCTGCCCTTTCACACCAACACCGAGATGTTCCAGGGCATGAGAGTGAG ATTCCCTAAACTCTTCCCGCCGCTGAGACCAGAAGTAGTTGCTCAGAGGACAGTGGACGCAGTCAGAACCAACACAGCCTTCGTTTATCTTCCGTGGACCATGAATGCATTGGTTATCCTTAAAAG CATCTTACCCCAAAGTGCTCTGGAGGAAATCCACAGGTTTTCTGGAACCTACACCTGCATGAACACTTTCAAAGGACGGACATAA